One stretch of Prunus persica cultivar Lovell chromosome G1, Prunus_persica_NCBIv2, whole genome shotgun sequence DNA includes these proteins:
- the LOC18793302 gene encoding uncharacterized protein LOC18793302: MSPTPNIHQQKQNQTNSHPKRSLFSSYPSPSFRFRLSVPSLFSVLTQKVEHMWQAQASKSSYGESIKALEADIQHANSLAAALPKDYGGNCIQMRLSYSPFAPIFLYFIEWMDYSCTDILPNYLGLLHIIVYKVYMDGMPSMSSKEQKVTLREFYAVIYPYLRQLEGEFNELEDNNNHNYNNKKSRCTDVLSRKKMEGWRKLSDKDQDRDDECGICMENCTKMVLPNCGHSMCITCFHNWNARSQSCPFCRDSLKRVSSRDLWVLTSNSDVIDTVTLARENLRRFYLYIENLPVVVPATHVVVYDYML, translated from the exons ATGTCTCCCACCCCAAACAttcatcaacaaaaacaaaaccaaaccaactcCCACCCAAAAAGGTCACTCTTTTCATCTTATCCCTCACCCTCTTTCCGCTTTCGTCTTTCtgttccttctcttttctccGTCCTAACTCAAAAGGTAGAACATATGTGGCAAGCACAGGCCAGCAAATCTTCTTATGGAGAATCTATCAAAGCTCTTGAAGCTGACATACAACATGCCAATAGCTT GGCAGCTGCTCTTCCCAAAGATTATGGTGGGAACTGCATCCAAATGAGATTATCTTATAGCCCCTTTGCCCCCATTTTCCTGTACTTCATTGAATGGATGGATTATAGTTGCACTGATATACTCCCCAATTATTTAGGCCTTCTCCACATAATTGTATACAAG GTTTATATGGATGGAATGCCTTCAATGTCCTCCAAAGAACAGAAGGTCACTTTAAGGGAATTTTATG CTGTGATATACCCTTATCTTAGACAACTTGAAGGCGAGTTTAACGAACTGgaagataataataatcataattaCAATAATAAGAAAAGCCGATGCACAGATGTTTTGAGCCGAAAGAAGATGGAAGGCTGGAGGAAGCTGTCGGATAAAGATCaagatagagatgatgaaTGTGGAATATGCATGGAAAACTGTACAAAGATGGTGTTGCCCAACTGTGGGCATTCCATGTGCATCACCTGCTTCCATAATTG GAATGCACGATCGCAATCCTGCCCTTTTTGCCGTGACAGCCTAAAGAGAGTCAGCTCTAGAGATTTGTGGGTTCTCACTAGCAACAGTGATGTGATTGATACAGTTACCCTTGCCAGGGAGAACCTAAGACGTTTCTATCTTTATATTGAAAATCTACCTGTAGTTGTGCCTGCAACACATGTTGTGGTATATGATTACATGCTCTGA
- the LOC18790103 gene encoding probable LRR receptor-like serine/threonine-protein kinase At1g67720, with protein sequence MSSSFNCLVIFLYFASSVVCQVKEFVSIDCGGTRNYTDPSTGLAWISDLGLMSQGKSVPVENPNGNLMQYQWRRDFPIDSKKYCYTLSTEERRRYLIRATFQYGSLKSEDTYPKFELYLDATQWSTVTIFNASRTYVNEMIIRASSGSVDVCICCATTGFPFISTLELRPLNLSMYATDYEDNFFLTVAARVNFGAPSIDVIRYPDDPYDRIWDSDLVKRQNYLVGVASGTQRINTSRDVNTNSREYPPVKVMQTAVVGTKGLLTYRLNLDGFPANARAYAYFAEIEDLGADESRKFKLEQPSLGDSNSAVVNIAENANGDYTLYEPSYMNASLEFVLSFSFRKTPDSTRGPLLNALEISKYVRIATKTDRQDLSVLNALRFMSAESLSVDEGDPCVPTHWDWVNCSSTTPLRITKIDLSGKNVKGEIPLELNNMQELIELWLDGNYLTGPFPDISSLINLKILHLENNKLTGPLPSYLGSLPSLQELYIQNNSFSGEIPAGLLTGKVTFNFEDNLRLHKGAQKQNHFKLIIGISVGVLAIVSILLIGSLLLLRNLQRRSSHQRSNEKGDSMRISTKPSTRHSISRMDEGIACYITLPDLEEATNNFSKKIGKGSFGSVYYGKMKDGKEVAVKMMADSSTHMNQQFVTEVALLSRIHHRNLVPLIGYCEEEHQCILVYEYMHNGTLRDHIHGSTSQKHLDWQTRLRVAEDAAKGLEYLHTGCNPSIIHRDVKTSNILLDINMRAKVSDFGLSRQTEEDLTHVSSVARGTVGYLDPEYYASQQLTEKSDVYSFGVVLLELISGKKAVSTEDFGDELNIVYWARSLIRKGDVVSIIDPFLQGNVKIDSIWRIAEVAIQCVEQHGVSRPRMQEIILAIQDAMKIEKGTEASQKISPSSSSSRAQSARKTLLTSFLEIESPDISNGCLVPSAR encoded by the exons ATGAGTTCATCCTTCAACTGCCTGGtcatttttctttactttGCATCATCTGTTGTGTGCCAAGTTAAAG AGTTTGTAAGTATAGATTGTGGAGGGACAAGAAATTACACTGACCCAAGTACTGGGCTAGCATGGATTTCAGACTTGGGGCTCATGAGCCAGGGAAAATCAGTACCAGTAGAAAACCCAAATGGAAACTTGATGCAGTATCAGTGGCGCAGAGATTTTCCCATAGACAGCAAGAAGTATTGCTACACTCTGAGCACAGAAGAGAGGAGGAGATATCTAATCAGAGCAACATTTCAATATGGCAGCCTGAAAAGTGAAGACACTTACCCCAAGTTTGAGCTTTACTTGGATGCTACTCAGTGGTCTACTGTTACCATATTTAATGCTTCAAGAACATATGTGAATGAAATGATCATCAGGGCATCGTCCGGTTCGGTTGATGTGTGCATATGCTGTGCAACAACTGGGTTTCCATTTATATCCACTCTGGAGCTGAGGCCTTTGAATCTTTCCATGTATGCTACAGATTATGAGGATAATTTCTTCTTGACAGTGGCAGCTAGAGTGAATTTTGGTGCTCCAAGCATAGATGTCATACG GTACCCAGATGATCCATATGACAGAATTTGGGATTCTGATCTTGTGAAAAGGCAAAATTATCTGGTAGGGGTGGCCTCAGGAACACAAAGAATCAATACATCAAGGGATGTAAACACAAATAGTAGAGAATATCCACCTGTTAAAGTAATGCAGACTGCAGTTGTTGGCACAAAAGGACTGTTGACCTACAGACTGAATCTTGATGGTTTCCCAGCCAATGCTCGAGCTTATGCTTACTTTGCAGAAATTGAGGATTTGGGTGCGGATGAAAGTCGAAAATTCAAATTGGAGCAACCTTCATTGGGTGACTCTAACAGTGCAGTGGTAAATATTGCTGAAAATGCAAATGGGGACTACACTCTTTACGAGCCGAGCTACATGAATGCGAGCCTGGAGTTTGTTCTGTCATTTTCCTTTAGGAAGACCCCCGATTCTACTCGAGGGCCTCTTCTAAATGCACTGGAGATAAGTAAATATGTACGAATTGCTACAAAGACTGATAGGCAAGATT TGAGTGTTCTCAATGCCCTTCGCTTCATGTCTGCCGAAAGTCTGTCGGTAGATGAAGGGGATCCTTGTGTTCCAACTCACTGGGATTGGGTGAATTGTAGCTCTACAACACCATTGAGAATTACAAAAAT TGATCTGTCAGGAAAGAATGTGAAGGGTGAGATTCCCTTGGAGCTTAATAACATGCAGGAGTTGATAGAGTT GTGGTTGGATGGTAACTACCTTACTGGACCATTTCCTGACATTAGTAGTCTtatcaatttgaaaattct GCATCTAGAGAATAACAAATTGACTGGTCCACTACCTTCTTACCTGGGTAGCTTGCCAAGCTTACAAGAACT GTACATACAGAACAACTCTTTCAGTGGTGAAATTCCTGCAGGACTGTTAACTGGGAAAGTCACTTttaa TTTTGAAGATAATCTCAGGCTGCATAAGGGGGCACAAAAACAGAATCATTTTAAGTTGATAATTGGAATTTCAGTTGGAGTACTTGCGATTGTATCAATTTTGTTAATCGGGAGCCTATTGCTATTACGCAATCTTCAAAGAAGATCATCTCATCAGAGAAGTAATGAAAAAG GTGATTCTATGCGCATCAGCACAAAGCCTTCAACTAGGCATTCAATTTCCCGAATGGATGAAGGCATAGCTTGCTACATTACACTCCCTGATCTGGAAGAAGCCACTAACAACTTTTCGAAAAAAATTGGCAAAGGAAGCTTTGGATCAGTCTATTATGGGAAGATGAAAGATGGAAAAGAGGTAGCAGTTAAAATGATGGCTGATTCATCTACCCACATGAATCAGCAGTTTGTAACTGAGGTAGCACTCTTGTCAAGAATTCATCATAGAAACTTGGTTCCTCTAATTGGATACTGTGAGGAAGAGCATCAATGCATTCTGGTTTACGAGTATATGCACAATGGAACCTTACGGGATCATATACACG GTTCTACCAGCCAGAAGCACTTGGACTGGCAAACTCGCCTTCGTGTTGCAGAAGATGCAGCTAAAG GTCTTGAGTACTTACACACTGGATGCAACCCTAGTATCATCCACCGGGACGTAAAAACAAGCAACATTCTCCTAGACATCAACATGAGAGCAAAGgtttcagattttggattgTCTAGGCAAACCGAAGAAGATTTAACCCACGTATCAAGTGTAGCTCGAGGAACAGTGGGCTACCTTGATCCTGA GTATTATGCTAGTCAGCAATTGACTGAGAAAAGTGATGTATACAGTTTTGGTGTTGTTCTATTGGAACTGATTTCAGGAAAAAAGGCTGTGTCAACAGAAGACTTTGGTGATGAGTTGAACATTGTTTACTGG gcAAGATCATTAATTCGTAAAGGGGATGTGGTAAGCATCATAGATCCTTTTCTACAAGGAAATGTCAAAATTGATTCCATTTGGAGAATTGCGGAAGTTGCAATCCAATGCGTTGAGCAACATGGAGTTTCCAGGCCAAGAATGCAGGAAATAATCTTGGCCATCCAAGATGCTATGAAGATTGAGAAAGGCACAGAAGCCAGCCAAAAAATATCTCCCAGCAGCAGTAGCTCAAGAGCACAATCCGCCAGGAAAACTTTGCTAACAAGCTTTCTTGAAATCGAGAGCCCTGACATATCAAACGGTTGCCTTGTCCCATCTGCCAGATGA
- the LOC18792689 gene encoding RING-H2 finger protein ATL47, whose amino-acid sequence MEMIYYQPSYQESLNVLEADIQHANSLAAAIPRGKGGARFQMKLVYNHLAPLFLFLLQWIDCSCTCLLPRYLNFFHILVYKVYTDGRPTISTHGRKATIRDFYSVILPSLQRLHGDLGELDDAKEGYPSMESSGKKMIRGDGSLVNAELEREEECGICLEPCTKVVLPNCCHAMCIKCYRNWNRKSESCPFCRGNIKRVNSQDLWVLTCNEDVVDTETVNKEDLLRFYLYINSLPKDYPDALFLVYYEYSNLF is encoded by the exons ATGGAGATGATATATTACCAGCCTTCTTACCAGGAATCCTTGAATGTTCTGGAGGCTGATATACAGCATGCCAATTCTCT AGCTGCTGCAATTCCAAGAGGCAAGGGCGGTGCCCGTTTTCAGATGAAATTGGTTTACAATCACTTGGCTCCcctctttctgtttttgttacAGTGGATTGATTGCTCATGCACATGTCTACTCCCAAGATATCTAAATTTCTTCCACATACTGGTCTACAAG GTGTACACTGATGGCAGGCCTACAATTTCAACCCATGGAAGGAAAGCAACTATAAGAGATTTCTATT CCGTTATCTTACCATCTCTTCAGCGGCTTCATGGGGATTTGGGGGAGTTAGACGATGCTAAGGAAGGGTATCCTAGCATGGAAAGCTCCGGAAAGAAGATGATTAGAGGAGATGGTAGCCTTGTCAATGCTGAgttggagagagaagaggagtGTGGAATTTGTTTGGAGCCTTGCACCAAAGTGGTCTTGCCAAATTGCTGTCATGCAATGTGCATCAAATGCTACCGCAATTG GAATCGAAAGTCAGAGTCTTGCCCTTTTTGTCGCGGTAATATAAAGAGAGTTAATTCTCAAGACTTATGGGTGCTCACTTGCAATGAAGATGTGGTTGACACTGAAACGGTTAATAAGGAGGATTTGTTGCGTTTCTACCTCTATATCAACAGCCTGCCAAAAGATTACCCAGATGCCCTTTTCTTGGTGTATTATGAGTACTCTAATTTGTTCTAA